The Arcobacter sp. LA11 genome includes a region encoding these proteins:
- a CDS encoding recombinase family protein: protein MSKIFSFVRVNNNNEVYTKEQKKGLETYINKNNFSIYQAIEVQINTPDDERNILDFLKNCQSSSTLLVYDLNVFGRTIETILEIVKFLLSNKIRIVVVKQNLDLVDDKDMLTQMILGVISMTIGLEKELMSLRTKEALTAKKLKGEVLGKPKGTIQKSKFDKQRDKIEELLAVGLSVRKIAKLLGYNNHIGLNNYVKKRNIRHNLPNTLDIAS, encoded by the coding sequence ATGTCTAAAATTTTTAGTTTTGTTAGAGTAAATAATAATAACGAGGTCTATACAAAAGAACAAAAGAAAGGTTTAGAGACTTATATAAATAAGAATAATTTCTCTATTTATCAAGCAATTGAAGTACAAATAAATACTCCAGACGATGAAAGAAATATCTTAGATTTTCTAAAAAACTGTCAATCATCTTCTACTCTTTTAGTTTATGATTTAAATGTTTTTGGAAGAACAATTGAAACTATTTTAGAGATAGTTAAATTTTTACTTTCAAATAAAATTAGAATAGTTGTTGTAAAACAAAACTTGGATTTAGTTGATGATAAAGACATGTTAACTCAGATGATTCTTGGTGTAATTTCTATGACAATCGGATTAGAAAAAGAGTTAATGAGTTTAAGAACAAAAGAAGCTTTAACTGCTAAAAAGTTAAAAGGCGAAGTTTTAGGAAAACCAAAAGGTACTATTCAAAAATCTAAGTTTGATAAACAAAGAGATAAGATTGAAGAACTTTTAGCTGTTGGTTTATCAGTTAGAAAAATTGCAAAACTACTAGGATATAATAATCATATAGGTTTAAATAATTATGTAAAAAAGAGAAATATTAGACATAACCTGCCAAATACTTTAGATATTGCAAGTTAG
- a CDS encoding UbiX family flavin prenyltransferase gives MKLVVAITGASGARLGLKFVENLPKEIEAFIIVSKSAKKSLKLEENLDINKVLKKRENTYVFKESQIEAPISSGSFKTDKMIILPCSMNTLAKCAVGISDNLITRAFTVMLKEKREVVLAPREMPLSTIALENMLKLSNLGITIAPPTLAYYSEQSSLEQMEDFLIGKWFDLLKIEHNLYKRWK, from the coding sequence TTGAAATTAGTTGTTGCTATTACAGGGGCTAGTGGTGCGAGGCTTGGGTTAAAATTTGTTGAAAATTTACCAAAAGAAATTGAAGCATTTATTATAGTTTCAAAAAGTGCTAAAAAATCACTAAAACTTGAAGAAAATCTTGATATTAACAAGGTATTAAAAAAAAGAGAAAATACCTATGTATTTAAAGAATCTCAAATAGAAGCACCTATTTCATCGGGTTCTTTTAAAACTGATAAAATGATAATTCTTCCTTGTTCAATGAATACCCTTGCTAAATGCGCAGTTGGTATTTCTGATAATCTAATTACTAGAGCTTTTACAGTTATGCTAAAAGAAAAAAGAGAAGTAGTACTAGCTCCTAGAGAGATGCCTTTATCTACCATTGCTTTAGAAAATATGTTAAAGCTTTCAAACTTAGGTATTACTATTGCACCTCCAACATTAGCCTATTATTCAGAACAAAGCTCTTTAGAGCAGATGGAAGATTTTCTAATTGGTAAGTGGTTTGATTTATTGAAAATAGAACATAATTTATATAAAAGATGGAAATAA
- the coaD gene encoding pantetheine-phosphate adenylyltransferase — protein sequence MASYKKAIYSGTFDPITNGHMDIITRAAKIFDEVIIAVAKSERKSPMFSHKQRVEYAKAATKHIKGVKVIGFDTLLVDLATDLKVNTIIRGLRAVSDFEYELQMGYANSSINDDIETLYLMPTLENAFVSSTIVREIIRFDGKFCHLVPEEVLKCMQ from the coding sequence ATGGCATCTTATAAAAAAGCTATTTATAGTGGAACATTCGATCCTATTACTAACGGTCATATGGATATTATCACAAGGGCAGCAAAAATCTTTGATGAAGTAATAATTGCAGTAGCGAAAAGTGAGAGAAAAAGTCCAATGTTCTCCCATAAACAAAGAGTAGAATATGCAAAAGCTGCAACAAAGCATATAAAAGGTGTAAAAGTGATCGGATTTGATACTCTTCTAGTTGATTTAGCTACAGACTTAAAAGTAAATACAATTATAAGAGGGTTGCGTGCCGTATCTGATTTTGAATATGAGCTACAAATGGGATATGCAAACTCATCAATAAATGATGATATAGAAACACTTTACCTAATGCCAACACTTGAAAATGCATTTGTTTCATCAACAATTGTAAGAGAGATTATAAGATTTGATGGTAAGTTTTGTCATCTAGTTCCAGAAGAGGTTTTAAAATGTATGCAGTAA
- the tmk gene encoding dTMP kinase, whose amino-acid sequence MYAVIEGVDTAGKSTQLDILKEKYQEAIFTKEPGGTEIGLKLREMALNGEAKSKVAEMFLFLADRAEHIEEVIKPNENRMVISDRSVISGIAYASNLPLEIVTTLNLIATSNILPSHIILLELTPEELTKRLAGKSNDSIESRGIDYLIDIQNRMKKTIEMLNLNYIYIDASLSIEEIAQKIEEFINE is encoded by the coding sequence ATGTATGCAGTAATAGAAGGGGTTGATACGGCTGGAAAATCGACTCAATTAGATATTTTAAAAGAAAAATATCAAGAAGCTATTTTTACAAAAGAGCCAGGTGGTACAGAAATTGGATTAAAATTAAGAGAAATGGCTTTAAATGGTGAAGCAAAAAGTAAAGTAGCAGAGATGTTTTTATTTTTAGCAGATCGTGCAGAGCATATAGAAGAAGTAATTAAACCTAATGAAAACAGAATGGTTATTAGTGATAGAAGCGTTATTAGCGGTATTGCTTATGCATCTAATTTACCATTAGAAATAGTTACTACTTTAAATTTAATTGCTACAAGTAATATTCTTCCATCACATATTATTTTGCTTGAATTAACACCAGAAGAATTAACAAAAAGATTAGCAGGAAAATCTAATGATTCTATTGAATCTAGGGGGATAGACTACCTAATTGATATTCAAAACAGAATGAAAAAAACAATTGAAATGTTAAATTTAAATTATATATATATTGATGCTAGTTTAAGTATAGAAGAAATTGCACAAAAAATTGAGGAATTTATTAATGAGTAA
- the hisS gene encoding histidine--tRNA ligase, translating to MSKQNIQSLRGMNDILGDNSELFTYFIDNASRIAKNYGFSYLETPILEETALFKRSVGESSDIVNKEMYQFIDKGENDVCLRPEGTAGVVRSFVQNKFDRAGGTYRWFYYGPMFRYERPQKGRLREFHQFGAEVFGVSSVYEDANIIMMLKDILDFFKIGFNLQLNSLGCPDCMPMYRDNLVKHLTSFKDELCEDCNRRIETNPIRVLDCKNENCQKLLYNAPKITNNLCERCDTDFEKLKKILDFNGIEYEIDTNLVRGLDYYSQTAFEFTSSEIGAQSAIAGGGRYDRLVEFLGGRPTPGIGFAIGIERLLELVKINESNEDIIYLGAMSDEALNTLTKVASSKRGTTKTLIEYTPRGFGKHFKLAEKQGATIVALVGENELKDGTIYTKNLKTSVESTIKLEDF from the coding sequence ATGAGTAAACAAAATATTCAAAGCCTTAGGGGTATGAATGATATTTTAGGAGACAATAGCGAATTATTTACATATTTTATTGATAATGCTTCTAGAATCGCTAAAAACTATGGTTTTAGCTATTTAGAAACACCCATACTAGAAGAAACAGCACTTTTTAAAAGAAGTGTAGGAGAAAGTTCTGATATTGTAAATAAAGAGATGTATCAATTTATTGATAAAGGTGAAAATGACGTATGTTTAAGACCTGAAGGTACAGCAGGAGTTGTAAGAAGTTTTGTTCAAAATAAATTTGATAGAGCGGGCGGAACATATAGATGGTTTTACTATGGACCAATGTTTAGATATGAAAGACCTCAAAAAGGAAGACTAAGAGAATTCCATCAATTTGGTGCAGAAGTTTTTGGTGTAAGTTCAGTTTATGAAGATGCAAATATCATTATGATGTTAAAAGATATATTAGATTTTTTCAAAATTGGATTCAATCTTCAACTAAATTCTTTAGGATGTCCTGATTGTATGCCAATGTATAGAGATAATCTAGTTAAGCATTTAACAAGTTTTAAAGATGAGCTTTGTGAAGACTGTAATAGACGTATAGAAACAAATCCTATAAGAGTTTTAGATTGTAAAAATGAAAACTGTCAAAAACTGTTATACAATGCTCCAAAAATCACAAACAATCTTTGTGAAAGATGTGATACTGATTTTGAAAAACTGAAAAAAATTTTAGACTTTAATGGTATTGAATATGAAATAGATACAAATTTAGTAAGAGGATTAGATTACTATTCACAAACTGCTTTTGAATTTACTTCATCAGAGATTGGAGCTCAAAGTGCAATTGCTGGTGGGGGTAGATATGACAGATTAGTTGAATTTTTAGGTGGAAGACCAACACCTGGAATTGGATTTGCAATTGGTATTGAAAGACTACTTGAATTAGTTAAAATAAATGAATCAAATGAAGATATAATTTATTTAGGAGCTATGAGTGATGAAGCTTTAAATACATTAACAAAAGTAGCTAGTTCGAAAAGAGGGACAACTAAAACTTTAATCGAATATACTCCAAGAGGATTTGGTAAACACTTTAAATTAGCAGAAAAACAAGGAGCAACTATTGTGGCACTTGTGGGAGAAAATGAATTAAAAGATGGAACAATTTATACAAAGAATCTTAAAACTAGTGTAGAAAGTACAATAAAACTAGAGGACTTTTAA